The Papaver somniferum cultivar HN1 chromosome 3, ASM357369v1, whole genome shotgun sequence genome includes a region encoding these proteins:
- the LOC113359176 gene encoding uncharacterized protein LOC113359176: MPRPRRAPVRTEAEITRDAIAELQAQMASITTALQALLVQQPTPAVREHVEHANSNRDEVDDEENPFADDVNPFATLHNNRTLAPDNVQNATALIHWESGFKTEIPEFHGNSSAEELLDWIVTVEEILEFKRAPMDRCVPVLTMRFRGRAAAWWTQLKTTRAHLGKPKIMSWDKLLSKLKKTFFPYNYDQLMFQRLHTIRQGTRSVADYSTEFFLLLHRVDVQDSERQLVARFTAGLRQQIQHTINLFNPLTLSEAHQQALTIEAQTKSSFSSWSSIRSLRPNTPQTVPDDAAPSNCPTRNRRGLLLDTAGNDVKVTYDEETAEPQDEVEVLTADSGPALMLIRVCLSPRGTDINPQRHNLFHSKCTIGGKPSLPEKQHTPSAPVLLLQQKAFEQTLREEGYVLILINSVVRESLPSPPEHFQRLLEEFQDVFPNELPPGLPPLRDIQHHIDLILDTVLPNRDHYRMSPIPTFLIPKKDGSWRMCVDSRAINKITVRYRFPIPRLDDLLDQIGAATIFSKLDLRSGYYQIRIRPGDEWKTAFKTREGLFEWLVMPFGLSNAPSTFMRVMNQSLRPFIGKFVGVYFDDIIIFSKSFTEHLEHLREVLLVLRRDQLFSTLKKCEFGSPEVHFLGYIVSSEGLAVDPGKVEAIKSWPTPTTLSETRSFHGLASFIEDLCRNLAV; this comes from the exons ATGCCAAGACCTCGTCGAGCACCAGTACGTACTGAAGCAGAAATCACTCGTGACGCTATTGCTGAGCTACAAGCCCAGATGGCTTCCATCACAACCGCGCTCCAAGCCCTTCTTGTTCAGCAACCAACACCCGCAGTGCGCGAACATGTTGAACACGCTAACAGTAACAGGGATGAAGTTGATGACGAAGAAAACCCGTTTGCAGACGACGTTAACCCCTTTGCTACTCTACACAACAACCGTACCCTAGCACCAGATAACGTACAAAATGCAACAGCGCTTATTCATTGGGAATCGGGTTTCAAAACCGAGATACCAGAGTTTCATGGAAATTCTTCAGCTGAAGAACTGCTCGATTGGATAGTCACGGTAGAAGAAATTCTAGAGTTCAAACGAGCTCCAATGGATCGATGTGTTCCTGTTTTAACAATGCGTTTTCGTGGAAGAGCAGCTGCATGGTGGACACAATTGAAGACAACTCGTGCACATCTCGGAAAACCAAAGATCATGTCCTGGGATAAGCTTTTGTCGAAACTTAAGAAAACATTTTTTCCTTACAATTATGATCAGCTTATGTTTCAACGTCTCCATACCATCCGCCAAGGCACCCGTTCTGTAGCTGATTACTCTACCGAattttttttacttcttcatcGTGTTGATGTACAAGATTCTGAGCGTCAGTTGGTAGCACGATTTACAGCAGGGTTACGGCAACAGATTCAACACACCATCAATCTTTTCAACCCTCTGACACTTTCCGAAGCACACCAACAAGCTTTGACCATTGAAGCACAAACAAAATCATCATTCTCCTCTTGGTCTAGTATTCGTTCTTTGCGTCCAAATACACCTCAGACAGTACCAGACGATGCTGCACCT TCTAATTGCCCCACTAGAAACAGAAGAGGCCTCCTCCTTGACACTGCTGGTAATGACGTTAAAGTAACTTACGATGAGGAAACTGCGGAGCCACAAGATGAAGTGGAGGTTCTTACAGCTGATAGTGGACCAGCATTAATGTTAATACGTGTGTGTTTATCTCCGCGTGGAACAGATATTAACCCTCAACGACATAATCTTTTTCATtcaaagtgtactattggaggcaAG CCTTCTTTGCCCGAGAAACAACATACACCATCAGCTCCAGTCCTCCTCTTGCAGCAAAAGGCTTTTGAACAAACACTTCGAGAGGAAGGATATGTTCTAATATTGATCAATTCGGTTGTCAGAGAGTCTTTACCATCACctccagaacattttcaaagactATTGGAGGAGTTTCAGGATGTTTTTCCCAATGAGTTACCACCCGGCCTTCCTCCCCTCAGAGACATCCAACACCATATTGATCTAATTCTAGATACTGTTCTTCCTAATCGAGATCATTATCGTATGAGTCCGA TCCCAACTTTTCTTATACCAAAGAAGGATGGATCGTGGAGGATGTGTGTCGATAGCCGTGctataaataaaattacagtacGCTATAGATTTCCCATTCCCCGTCTCGACGATCTATTAGATCAAATTGGAGCTGCAACGATTTTCTCTAAACTAGATCTTCGAAGTGGTTATTATCAGATACGAATCCGTccaggagatgaatggaagacggCTTTTAAAACTCGAGAAGGACTTTTTGAATGGCTTGTCATGCCCTTTGGCTTGTCCAATGCACCAAGCACTTTCATGCGCGTTATGAATCAATCTCTTCGGCCCTTCATAGGTAAGTTTGTAGGcgtttattttgatgatattatCATATTTAGTAAGTCTTTCACAGAACATCTTGAACACTTGAGAGAAGTACTTCTTGTTCTCCGTCGAGATCAACTATTTTCCACACTAAAGAAGTGTGAGTTCGGCTCTCCTGAGGTTCACTTCCTTGGATACATCGTCTCATCAGAAGGGCTAGCCGTCGACCCAGGCAAAGTAGAAGCAATCAAATCTTGGCCTACTCCTACTACTTTATCTGAAACTCGAAGTTTTCATGGTCTAGCATCTTTTATCGAAGATTTGTGCCGCAATTTAGCAGTTTGA
- the LOC113359177 gene encoding monothiol glutaredoxin-S3-like, which produces MYLNNATLSSINNSTFKLHSHHRSSETLPSFLYYSYIQIKLPITRRFISYISKQPNERVTRLASQRAVVIFSKTTCCMSHTVKTLFYDLGVNPSVHELDQEPRAGKEIEKALISLGCNPSVPAIFIGGKLVGGVSEVMTLHLSCSLVPLLKQAGAIWL; this is translated from the coding sequence ATGTACCTCAACAATGCTACTTTGTCATCTATAAATAACTCAACATTCAAACTTCATTCTCACCATCGATCATCTGAAACACTTCCAAGCTTCTTGTACTACAGTTACATTCAAATCAAACTTCCTATAACGAGACGCTTCATATCATACATTTCGAAACAACCTAATGAGAGAGTAACAAGATTAGCATCACAAAGAGCTGTAGTTATCTTTAGCAAGACTACATGTTGTATGAGTCATACTGTCAAGACCCTTTTCTATGATCTCGGAGTAAACCCATCAGTTCATGAACTCGACCAAGAACCCAGAGCAGGAAAAGAAATCGAGAAAGCGCTTATAAGTCTAGGATGTAATCCGTCGGTACCTGCCATATTTATCGGTGGTAAGCTAGTTGGTGGAGTTAGTGAAGTTATGACTCTTCATCTCAGTTGCTCTCTCGTTCCATTGCTAAAGCAAGCAGGAGCTATCTGGCTTTGA
- the LOC113355602 gene encoding uncharacterized protein LOC113355602 isoform X1 produces the protein MLLSLSSEITTLCKNSQGFQRDKQLDSFRFSALFRSFSSLIWDFILLGEKGNLREKEGRNPFEWNREFCEEDLIPELLLVKRYKLQDMGCLVSTPQDTGAGGNRKRQGNVGEVAVFVPGFRIPKPVDFSQSLGDSLSKSLVERLSALRTRVVVMAAQEAPTASKSRKRTATQHGGSTASDLQQALEDYLPVLLGLLKEGSNLQYMVHFIWVNQEDEAEETALPNAWYEVLSVLHLMAMLSLSQANMLLLPKTAADGYQPKVSEAESRRMSVDIFLRAAGYLDCALKHVFPQLSPDLRRDLPVDLAEGALRSLSLQALGQGVEIQLGMAIDSVKATLAVKRRLACEMVKYWQQAQENVMRLPLTNGWGEKHKLFVKWKHIEAKAAAYYYHGLILDEGNTEKSHGMAVAALQAAEEFLKESKKVSDTFNKSSPISRNPPLWGTMKYLSEKIPKDTSSKVRINRDLYTSEKIMETAPALPDFALALKPDDYQLPPVDPSWNDHETTKAQPVASQHTPGRM, from the exons ATGTTACTCTCTCTCAGCTCTGAAATAACAACACTCTGTAAAAACTCCCAAGGGTTTCAGAGAGACAAACAATTGGATTCTTTTAGGTTTTCTGCACTCTTTCGTTCATTCAGTAGTTTGATTtgggattttattttattagggGAAAAAGGAAATTTGAGGGAGAAAGAAGGAAGAAATCCATTTGAATGGAATCGAGAATTCTGCGAAGAAGATTTGATTCCAGAGTTATTATTAGTTAAAAG ATATAAGCTCCAGGATATGGGATGCCTGGTATCAACACCTCAGGATACTGGTGCTGGTGGGAATAGAAAAAGGCAAGGAAATGTTGGGGAAGTGGCTGTTTTTGTACCTGGATTCAGGATACCAAAGCCCGTAGATTTCTCTCAGTCACTTGGTGATAGTTTGTCTAAGAGTCTTGTGGAGCGTCTTTCTGCTCTTAGAACTCGTGTAGTTGTTATGGCTGCACAAGAAGCACCCACGGCATCGAAATCAAGAAAAAGAACAGCTACTCAACATG GTGGCTCAACAGCGTCTGATCTTCAGCAGGCTCTTGAAGATTACTTACCAGTTTTGTTGGGATTACTTAAAGAAG GTAGCAATCTACAATATATGGTACACTTTATATGGGTTAATCAGGAGGACGAAGCGGAG GAAACAGCCTTACCAAATGCTTGGTATGAGGTATTGTCAGTTTTACACTTGATGGCCATGCTATCGTTATCACAAGCAAATATGCTGCTCCTTCCTAAAACAGCTGCTGACGGTTATCAGCCAAAAGTATCAGAAG CAGAAAGCAGGCGAATGTCCGTAGATATTTTTTTAAGGGCGGCAGGATATTTGGATTGTGCTCTTAAGCATGTTTTCCCCCAGCTATCCCCAGATCTTAG GAGAGATCTTCCTGTAGACCTAGCAGAAGGGGCGCTCCGATCACTTTCCTTGCAAGCATTAGGCCAG GGTGTCGAAATTCAGCTTGGCATGGCAATTGATAGTGTTAAGGCCACACTGGCAGTGAAAAGGCGGCTTGCTTGCGAGATGGTTAAATACTGGCAGCAG GCTCAAGAAAATGTTATGCGCCTACCATTAACAAATGGGTGGGGTGAAAAACATAAGCTTTTTGTCAAGTGGAAGCATATTGAAGCAAAG GCAGCAGCATATTATTACCACGGTTTAATCCTTGACGAGGGTAACACCGAGAAATCTCATGGGATGGCTGTGGCTGCTCTTCAAGCAGCAGAAGAGTTTCTCAAAGAAAGTAAAAAGGTCTCTGACACTTTCAACAAATCGTCTCCTATTTCCAG GAATCCACCTCTTTGGGGAACAATGAAGTATCTCTCTGAGAAAATCCCAAAAGACACATCAAGCAAGGTTCGGATCAACCGGGATCTCTACACTTCTGAAAA GATAATGGAGACAGCTCCAGCATTGCCAGATTTTGCGTTGGCATTGAAACCAGATGATTATCAGCTCCCACCGGTGGATCCCTCATGGAATGATCACGAGACGACAAAGGCTCAACCTGTTGCCAGCCAGCACACCCCTGGGAGAATGTAA
- the LOC113355602 gene encoding uncharacterized protein LOC113355602 isoform X2 encodes MLLSLSSEITTLCKNSQGFQRDKQLDSFRFSALFRSFSSLIWDFILLGEKGNLREKEGRNPFEWNREFCEEDLIPELLLVKRYKLQDMGCLVSTPQDTGAGGNRKRQGNVGEVAVFVPGFRIPKPVDFSQSLGDSLSKSLVERLSALRTRVVVMAAQEAPTASKSRKRTATQHGGSTASDLQQALEDYLPVLLGLLKEGSNLQYMVHFIWVNQEDEAEETALPNAWYEVLSVLHLMAMLSLSQANMLLLPKTAADGYQPKVSEESRRMSVDIFLRAAGYLDCALKHVFPQLSPDLRRDLPVDLAEGALRSLSLQALGQGVEIQLGMAIDSVKATLAVKRRLACEMVKYWQQAQENVMRLPLTNGWGEKHKLFVKWKHIEAKAAAYYYHGLILDEGNTEKSHGMAVAALQAAEEFLKESKKVSDTFNKSSPISRNPPLWGTMKYLSEKIPKDTSSKVRINRDLYTSEKIMETAPALPDFALALKPDDYQLPPVDPSWNDHETTKAQPVASQHTPGRM; translated from the exons ATGTTACTCTCTCTCAGCTCTGAAATAACAACACTCTGTAAAAACTCCCAAGGGTTTCAGAGAGACAAACAATTGGATTCTTTTAGGTTTTCTGCACTCTTTCGTTCATTCAGTAGTTTGATTtgggattttattttattagggGAAAAAGGAAATTTGAGGGAGAAAGAAGGAAGAAATCCATTTGAATGGAATCGAGAATTCTGCGAAGAAGATTTGATTCCAGAGTTATTATTAGTTAAAAG ATATAAGCTCCAGGATATGGGATGCCTGGTATCAACACCTCAGGATACTGGTGCTGGTGGGAATAGAAAAAGGCAAGGAAATGTTGGGGAAGTGGCTGTTTTTGTACCTGGATTCAGGATACCAAAGCCCGTAGATTTCTCTCAGTCACTTGGTGATAGTTTGTCTAAGAGTCTTGTGGAGCGTCTTTCTGCTCTTAGAACTCGTGTAGTTGTTATGGCTGCACAAGAAGCACCCACGGCATCGAAATCAAGAAAAAGAACAGCTACTCAACATG GTGGCTCAACAGCGTCTGATCTTCAGCAGGCTCTTGAAGATTACTTACCAGTTTTGTTGGGATTACTTAAAGAAG GTAGCAATCTACAATATATGGTACACTTTATATGGGTTAATCAGGAGGACGAAGCGGAG GAAACAGCCTTACCAAATGCTTGGTATGAGGTATTGTCAGTTTTACACTTGATGGCCATGCTATCGTTATCACAAGCAAATATGCTGCTCCTTCCTAAAACAGCTGCTGACGGTTATCAGCCAAAAGTATCAGAAG AAAGCAGGCGAATGTCCGTAGATATTTTTTTAAGGGCGGCAGGATATTTGGATTGTGCTCTTAAGCATGTTTTCCCCCAGCTATCCCCAGATCTTAG GAGAGATCTTCCTGTAGACCTAGCAGAAGGGGCGCTCCGATCACTTTCCTTGCAAGCATTAGGCCAG GGTGTCGAAATTCAGCTTGGCATGGCAATTGATAGTGTTAAGGCCACACTGGCAGTGAAAAGGCGGCTTGCTTGCGAGATGGTTAAATACTGGCAGCAG GCTCAAGAAAATGTTATGCGCCTACCATTAACAAATGGGTGGGGTGAAAAACATAAGCTTTTTGTCAAGTGGAAGCATATTGAAGCAAAG GCAGCAGCATATTATTACCACGGTTTAATCCTTGACGAGGGTAACACCGAGAAATCTCATGGGATGGCTGTGGCTGCTCTTCAAGCAGCAGAAGAGTTTCTCAAAGAAAGTAAAAAGGTCTCTGACACTTTCAACAAATCGTCTCCTATTTCCAG GAATCCACCTCTTTGGGGAACAATGAAGTATCTCTCTGAGAAAATCCCAAAAGACACATCAAGCAAGGTTCGGATCAACCGGGATCTCTACACTTCTGAAAA GATAATGGAGACAGCTCCAGCATTGCCAGATTTTGCGTTGGCATTGAAACCAGATGATTATCAGCTCCCACCGGTGGATCCCTCATGGAATGATCACGAGACGACAAAGGCTCAACCTGTTGCCAGCCAGCACACCCCTGGGAGAATGTAA
- the LOC113355602 gene encoding uncharacterized protein LOC113355602 isoform X3, which translates to MGCLVSTPQDTGAGGNRKRQGNVGEVAVFVPGFRIPKPVDFSQSLGDSLSKSLVERLSALRTRVVVMAAQEAPTASKSRKRTATQHGGSTASDLQQALEDYLPVLLGLLKEGSNLQYMVHFIWVNQEDEAEETALPNAWYEVLSVLHLMAMLSLSQANMLLLPKTAADGYQPKVSEAESRRMSVDIFLRAAGYLDCALKHVFPQLSPDLRRDLPVDLAEGALRSLSLQALGQGVEIQLGMAIDSVKATLAVKRRLACEMVKYWQQAQENVMRLPLTNGWGEKHKLFVKWKHIEAKAAAYYYHGLILDEGNTEKSHGMAVAALQAAEEFLKESKKVSDTFNKSSPISRNPPLWGTMKYLSEKIPKDTSSKVRINRDLYTSEKIMETAPALPDFALALKPDDYQLPPVDPSWNDHETTKAQPVASQHTPGRM; encoded by the exons ATGGGATGCCTGGTATCAACACCTCAGGATACTGGTGCTGGTGGGAATAGAAAAAGGCAAGGAAATGTTGGGGAAGTGGCTGTTTTTGTACCTGGATTCAGGATACCAAAGCCCGTAGATTTCTCTCAGTCACTTGGTGATAGTTTGTCTAAGAGTCTTGTGGAGCGTCTTTCTGCTCTTAGAACTCGTGTAGTTGTTATGGCTGCACAAGAAGCACCCACGGCATCGAAATCAAGAAAAAGAACAGCTACTCAACATG GTGGCTCAACAGCGTCTGATCTTCAGCAGGCTCTTGAAGATTACTTACCAGTTTTGTTGGGATTACTTAAAGAAG GTAGCAATCTACAATATATGGTACACTTTATATGGGTTAATCAGGAGGACGAAGCGGAG GAAACAGCCTTACCAAATGCTTGGTATGAGGTATTGTCAGTTTTACACTTGATGGCCATGCTATCGTTATCACAAGCAAATATGCTGCTCCTTCCTAAAACAGCTGCTGACGGTTATCAGCCAAAAGTATCAGAAG CAGAAAGCAGGCGAATGTCCGTAGATATTTTTTTAAGGGCGGCAGGATATTTGGATTGTGCTCTTAAGCATGTTTTCCCCCAGCTATCCCCAGATCTTAG GAGAGATCTTCCTGTAGACCTAGCAGAAGGGGCGCTCCGATCACTTTCCTTGCAAGCATTAGGCCAG GGTGTCGAAATTCAGCTTGGCATGGCAATTGATAGTGTTAAGGCCACACTGGCAGTGAAAAGGCGGCTTGCTTGCGAGATGGTTAAATACTGGCAGCAG GCTCAAGAAAATGTTATGCGCCTACCATTAACAAATGGGTGGGGTGAAAAACATAAGCTTTTTGTCAAGTGGAAGCATATTGAAGCAAAG GCAGCAGCATATTATTACCACGGTTTAATCCTTGACGAGGGTAACACCGAGAAATCTCATGGGATGGCTGTGGCTGCTCTTCAAGCAGCAGAAGAGTTTCTCAAAGAAAGTAAAAAGGTCTCTGACACTTTCAACAAATCGTCTCCTATTTCCAG GAATCCACCTCTTTGGGGAACAATGAAGTATCTCTCTGAGAAAATCCCAAAAGACACATCAAGCAAGGTTCGGATCAACCGGGATCTCTACACTTCTGAAAA GATAATGGAGACAGCTCCAGCATTGCCAGATTTTGCGTTGGCATTGAAACCAGATGATTATCAGCTCCCACCGGTGGATCCCTCATGGAATGATCACGAGACGACAAAGGCTCAACCTGTTGCCAGCCAGCACACCCCTGGGAGAATGTAA
- the LOC113355603 gene encoding uncharacterized protein LOC113355603 has translation MVVGCIVRNTLPPLLRRRSIAAAGISGLVYFGFPLLLSVSLPSSSSSVIKSTAAGISSSSSLSSPPVTMRAAPVAKKVKHEMEMFGDVRIDNYYWLRDDSRSNPEVISYLNEENSYVDSVMEGTKYMEDKLFAEIRGRIKEDDITAPIRKGPYYYYERTLEGKEYVQYCRRLIGDNGERAATVHDTMPMGPNDPQEHVILDENVKAKEHDYYRIGAFRVSPNNKLVAYAEDTVGNEIYTVYVIDAESQALVGKPLVGVTSYLEWAGDEALAYVTMDETLRPDKVWLHKLGSDQSSDTCLYHEKDDMFSIDLQLSESKKFLFVASESKTTRFVFYFDVSKQEDALVVLTPRLNGIDTSVSHRGSHFFIKRRSDEIYNSELLVCPIDNTSATTLILPHRESVKIQDIQLFVDNLVVFERENGLPKVTVYGLPAKDQPIESLSGGRAVDFIDPVYSVDPSEAEFTSSILRFSYSSLKTPESVYDYDMNTGVSVLKKIDTVLGGFDSSNYATERKWATASDDTQVPMSIVYNKNLVKLDGTDPLLLYGYGSYEVCIDPYFKASRLSLLDRGFIYVIAHIRGGGEMGRQWYENGKFLKKMNTFTDFIACAEYLIENKYCAQEKLCINGRSAGGLLMGAVLNMRPDLFKAAVAGVPFVDVVTTMLDATIPLTTSEYEEWGDPRKEEFYHYMKSYSPVDNIKAQNYPNILITAGLHDTRVLYSEPAKFVAKLREMKTDLNTLLFKCEFGAGHSSKSGRFEKLQEDAFIFTFILKALDMIPPAPKL, from the exons ATGGTAGTCGGTTGTATTGTTCGTAATACCTTACCTCCTCTTCTCAGAAGAAGAAGTATCGCTGCCGCTGGTATAAGCGGCCTGGTTTATTTTGGTTTCCCACTTCTTCTCTCCGTCtcattaccttcttcttcttcctctgtaATAAAATCTACAGCAGCAGgaatatcatcatcttcatcgttgtCATCACCACCAGTCACCATGAGAGCAGCTCCGGTAGCAAAGAAGGTTAAACATGAAATGGAAATGTTTGGAGATGTTAGAATCGACAATTATTACTGGCTTCGTGATGATTCTCGTTCTAATCCTGAGGTTATTTCTTACCTCAATGAAGAAAATTCATATGTTGATTCCGTCATGGAAG GGACAAAATACATGGAAGATAAGCTATTTGCTGAGATAAGAGGGAGGATTAAGGAAGATGATATAACTGCTCCTATCCGCAAAGGACCTTATTACTACTATGAGAGGACATTGGAGGGGAAGGAGTATGTTCAGTATTGTAGACGTCTTATAGGCGATAATGGAGAACGAGCTGCTACTGTGCATGATACAATGCCGATGGGACCAAACGATCCTCAAGAGCATGTTATCCTGGATGAAAATGTCAAGGCCAAGGAACATGATTACTATAGGATTGGAGCTTTCAGA GTTAGTCCGAATAATAAGTTGGTGGCGTATGCAGAAGACACTGTAGGAAATGAGATTTATACTGTTTATGTCATTGACGCAGAGTCTCAAGCTCTAGTTGGGAAGCCCTTGGTAGGTGTCACATCATACCTTGAATGGGCTGGTGATGAGGCGCTAGCTTATGTTACAATGGACGAGACCCTTCGCCCAGACAAG GTTTGGCTGCATAAGCTGGGCTCTGACCAATCTAGTGATACTTGTCTTTAtcatgaaaaggatgatatgttcTCTATTGATCTTCAACTTTCTGAGAGCAAGAAATTTTTGTTTGTTGCATCCGAAAGTAAAACTACACGGTTTGTCTTTTACTTTGACGTTTCTAAGCAAGAAGATGCACTTGTTGTTTTGACACCTCGTTTGAATGGCATTGACACGTCAGTCAGCCATCGTGGAAGTCATTTCTTCATTAAGAGAAGAAGCGATGAGATTTACAATTCAGAGTTACTTGTGTGCCCAATAGATAATACATCTGCGACAACATTGATACTTCCTCACAGGGAAAG TGTGAAGATTCAAGACATTCAACTTTTTGTCGACAATCTTGTTGTATTTGAGCGTGAAAATGGTTTGCCTAAAGTGACTGTTTATGGACTTCCGGCCAAAGACCAACCAATTGAATCTCTATCTGGAGGTCGAGCTGTGGATTTTATAGATCCTGTCTACTCTGTGGATCCTTCTGAGGCAGAATTTACTTCAAGCATTTTAAGATTTTCATACAGTTCACTGAAGACACCAGAATCTGTATATGATTATGATATGAACACTGGCGTATCTGTGTTGAAGAAAATTGATACT GTTTTAGGAGGTTTTGACTCATCAAATTATGCCACGGAAAGAAAATGGGCAACTGCTTCAGATGACACTCAAGTTCCTATGTCAATCGTTTATAATAAGAATCTTGTAAAGCTTGATGGGACTGATCCTTTACTCCTATATGGCTATGGCTCATATGAG GTGTGCATAGATCCATATTTCAAGGCATCAAGGCTGTCTTTGTTAGACAGAGGGTTCATTTATGTAATAGCTCATATTCGTGGAGGAGGTGAAATGGGAAGGCAGTGGTATGAAAATGGAAAATTCCTAAAGAAGATGAACACCTTTACAGATTTTATTGCTTGTGCCGAGTATCTAATAGAGAACAAGTACTGCGCCCAAGAAAAGTTGTGCATCAATGGAAGGAGTGCTGGAGGTTTGCTTATGGGTGCTGTTCTCAATATGCGTCCTGATTTGTTCAAGGCAGCGGTAGCTGGAGTTCCATTTGTAGATGTTGTGACGACAATGCTAGATGCAACTATTCCTCTTACAACTTCAGAATATGAG GAATGGGGTGATCCTCGTAAAGAAGAATTTTATCACTACATGAAATCCTATTCTCCTGTGGATAAT ATCAAGGCACAAAATTACCCAAACATTCTCATTACTGCCGGTCTACATG ATACCAGAGTTTTGTATTCTGAACCAGCCAAGTTTGTGGCTAAGTTAAGGGAAATGAAAACGGATCTTAACACACTGCTTTTCAAGTGTGAATTCGGTGCTGGACACTCCTCAAAATCGGGAAG GTTTGAGAAGCTCCAAGAAGACGCTTTTATCTTTACTTTCATACTCAAGGCATTAGACATGATTCCTCCTGCACCAAAGCTCTAG
- the LOC113355604 gene encoding SUN domain-containing protein 2-like, producing the protein MSTSSNPIDPNPASRRRTTVVTEKKSSNFEMAGEGGTSIVSEQIRKAGETTSIGGDRDRNVSSSSLKKGGLVKKKTVMVTKRVPLWKTVISVLAKNFILILVLLGLVQMIRKSAFKDDGVVGDGGVTEFEGRIAEVEAFLKTTTKMMQVQVEIMDKKVESEISGLRREIGKKIDEKGSLYESELMKLGVKTDELEKGFGELKEKGFFTKQDFDNFLEEFEKGKGDGKGKEGNEWSLDDIRGLAKEIVEKEIEKHAADGLGMVDYALGSGGGIVLDHSEPFIYKKGLAWIPFKKQFGIQKDAQIILKPSFGEPGQCFPLQGKSGYVIIKLRTGIIPEAVTVEHVSKSVAYDRASAPKDCRVSGWYQKIGTIGTAAGDADLSHQGENMFTLSEFAYHLDKSNAQTFKVESGEKQVVNMVRFDFFSNHGASHTCIYRLRVHGHVPVSAVKSEL; encoded by the exons atGTCTACATCGTCAAACCCAATCGATCCAAATCCTGCATCAAGGAGAAGAACAACAGTAGTTACAGAGAAGAAATCATCCAATTTCGAAATGGCAGGAGAAGGAGGAACTTCAATTGTATCTGAACAGATCAGAAAAGCAGGAGAAACCACTTCAATCGGTGGAGATAGAGATAGAAATGTGTCATCATCTTCTTTGAAGAAAGGCGgtttagtgaagaagaagacaGTGATGGTTACAAAGAGAGTACCTTTATGGAAGACAGTGATCAGTGTATTAGCAAAGAATTTTATACTTATTCTTGTCCTTTTGGGTCTTGTTCAAATGATAAGGAAATCGGCTTTCAAGGATGATGGGGTTGTTGGTGATGGTGGGGTTACTGAATTTGAGGGTAGGATTGCAGAAGTGGAAGCGTTTTTGAAGACGACTACTAAGATGATGCAAGTTCAAGTTGAGATTATGGATAAGAAAGTTGAGAGTGAAATTAGTGGGTTAAGGAGGGAAATTGGGAAAAAGATTGATGAGAAAGGGAGTTTGTATGAGTCTGAATTGATGAAATTGGGTGTCAAGACTGATGAATTGGAGAAAGGTTTTGGTGAATTGAAAGAGAAGGGTTTCTTTACCAAACAAGATTTCGATAATTTTTTGGAGGAATTTGAGAAGGGGAAGGGTGATGGGAAGGGTAAGGAGGGAAATGAATGGAGTTTGGATGATATTAGAGGTTTGGCTAAAGAGATTgttgaaaaagaaattgagaaacaTGCTGCTGATGGACTTGGAATGGTTGATTATGCATTGGGTTCTGGAGGAGGTATTGTGCTTGATCATTCAGAACCTTTTATATATAAGAAGGGTTTGGCTTGGATTCCTTTTAAGAAGCAGTTTGGGATTCAGAAGGATGCACAGATTATATTGAAACCGAGTTTTGGGGAACCTGGTCAATGCTTTCCTCTGCAAGGAAAGAGTGGGTATGTGATAATTAAGCTTAGGACGGGGATTATTCCGGAGGCTGTGACTGTCGAGCATGTTTCTAAG AGTGTAGCCTACGACAGAGCAAGTGCTCCAAAGGACTGTCGGGTCTCTGGTTGGTATCAAAAGATTGGGACAATCGGTACTGCTGCTGGCGACGCTGATCTATCTCATCAGGGTGAGAATATGTTTACACTGTCTGAGTTTGCTTATCATCTCGACAAAAGTAATGCGCAGACCTTCAAAGTGGAGTCAGGAGAAAAGCAAGTCGTTAATATGGTCAGATTCGATTTCTTTTCAAACCATGGAGCTTCTCACACATGCATTTACCGCCTGAGGGTTCACGGCCACGTCCCTGTCTCAGCCGTGAAATCTGAACTTTAA